AGATTCCTCAATGGAGTCAGATACAATTAGATTGACTAAATTTATCAGGTTTGAGAGTTCTGGGACTGTCTCCAATGAGCGAGACTCGACATACTGGTTAATCCAACTGGGGGGAAGATTTGGGATTTGTGTAAGCTTATGGCAACCTTCCCAGTCAAGTTCCTGGAGAGGAAGCTGGTTGATTGTTGTTGGCATAGATCGAATGCCCGTGTGAGATAAGTTCAGGATTTTTAGAAAGGATAGACTACCAATTTCATTGGGAATATCTATCTCCCTCTAAATTCGCACAGTTTTCtgcatgaaattcttcaagcctcTCCACCATGCCTATAGACCCCAGGATCCTCCTTATCTCACTCTGACCTATCCTCATCGCTTTCAACTTCCTCATGTTTCCAATTGAATCAGGTAATTCTGCTATTTTTGTGTGAGACAAATCCAACTCAAGGAGCGATTCcaatcttccaattgagtctggAAGCTTTCTTAGCTCATAACATCTGGACAAAAACAAGCTTTCAAGATTCTTTAGCTCTCCAATCGAGTTTGGAAGTTCCCTAATTCCAACACTTTCCACATCTAGCCTTGTCAAAGACTCCAGATTACCAATTGATCTGTCAATTTCAACCAAGCTTTGGCAACCTTGTATAGTCAATCTTCGCAATGTAGATGAGGCAGAGAGGTCGGGGAATCTAGTTAAGCTGCTGCATCCTTCAAGCTCCAGAGATCTCAAATTAGATGATTTCTGTTGATGAACAGAATATCAGAAAGGGGGAATGAGCAATTGCAGGCATGTATGATTAAACAATAAATATAACATTAGATGCACGCGTAACTGTTTGTACCATGAATTGGTGCCATCCGGGCCAATCATCTCCAAGTTCACTGTTAGAAAGCTTGAGAACGGCTAGATTTCATGCAGAGAAATTGGTCGCTCTAAAGTGTGCAGGACAGCAACGCCAAGATAGCCAGCGTAATTCTGAGAAACAACGAGCAAAATCTCCGACGAAATTTCCCAGTGAAAGGTCAAGAAACCTTAGATTTGGTAGATGTTCAAGTTCTTGACTTGTGAGCATCTGTACCTCTGATAATTGTAGCCTAAGTGATTCCACATTGTTCTCTCTCTGGTCATCAGCCTTGCACAGATAGCACGCATCAGTGGATTTTTACAACAGACAGAGAAACATGTGCATACAAGGAGCAGTAAACTCTTCCTATGACCAGAATTCTATCAACTTTTTACGAAGGAAAttgtacttttattttattaataactTTACCTGTTCACGAAGTACGTGAAGGCATTCGTCAAGTTTCCACAGCCTGCTTCGACTTCCTGGATTCAGATGATTTTCCTCTcgaacaatttcccttccaaaatCTCCGATCAGGTCATGCATCCGAAGAATATTCTGACGGTCTATCTTCAACAGAGACATTTCCCTGAGAGTAGCAAGTCTGCTTTCAGGGGAATAACCACGACTTTCCCACGCATATTTTGCAGATGTGCTCTCTTCGCCGTTGAAAAAGCATGCAATGTCCAAGTAAATTTGCTTCTCCTCCCGGCTTAATGCCTCGTAACTTATCCTTAACGTCTCTTGGACTCTCCTATCAGGTACTTTCCTTAAACGCTCCAATGTCTCTGCCCATACCTCGGGGCTTTTGCCTCGGAGGAAAGAACCTGACGCTTCAAGagccaaaggaattcttccggTAGTGGCCACTATTTCATTGGAAAGAGTTTCGAGATCATCTTGGGGTAGGGTTTCTCTGAAGGCATGCTCACTGAAAAGTTGAAGAGCATGCCAAGGATCCATCTCCATCATCTCATAAGCAAGCTTCTCTTTAGGAAGAAATGCCAGAAGACCCGCATTCCTGGTTGTAATAATAACCGTGCTTCCTGGGCCAAGCCAGTCATTGTTGCCCTTCAGTTTCTTGAGCTGCTCTAGCTCATCCATATCGTCAAGAACGATGAGGACCCTCCTGTTGCGAAATTTTTCTCGTGTCAAGTTGGTACCATCGTTGCCATCATTGACATCTGTGGACCACTTCAGGATATCGGATAATAGCTGTTTCTGCAAACTTACGATGCCACCGTTTAGTGAAGTTTCTCGGATGTCTGAAAGGAAGCTGCAACCATCAAACAGAGAAGATATCTCGTTGTAAACCGCCATGGCAAGAGTTGTTTTGCCGATGCCTCCCATCCCGTGCACAACAAGAAATCGTACGTCCGGGGAGCCGCAGTCCAACAACTGCATCACGTGTCTGACTCGACCATCAATTCCAACTAAATGCTCAGGAAGAACCTTTTGTCTCTTCTTCAGCTTAATAGAAAGCTCTCGAACAAGATCTTTAACAAGTTTACCAAGCCTGCCATGCATAATAAATCATCTGTCTTAGAAGAAAAGAGGGGCAACTATATCAGCAATAGACGAGCATATCTAGGAATCTAGAGCATCCCTAACAGCATCATCTCTCTCGTACTCATGACGGTGATCCAACAAAGAAGTTCTTACCGCTTCTACATATTCTTAAGGGAAAAGAATAAAGATAAACCATTCAACTGAAGGTGTTGCAATTATTTATCTCTCCAGGGAATTTGTCAGGTTGATAATTAGCAAAGCGGACCGTGTCGGCACGATAGACACTCCTGCTTTTTGAATCTCAGATATAGCACAAACCAGCCACAGTCCGAGACTAGCTCAAATTTCATTTCTAGCATAACATGCGCAGAAGCTATAAAATGTCTTTACCAAAACTTTGGATATCATTACCATCGACCATGCCATTGAACCTTAAATTGCCAATCGTAATTAGCCCTTCTAAGCACATATTGGATTGCAatctatgtatataaataagTTTGGTGGAGGTGGCCattaaagtttcttttttttttttttttacctttacccaaaaaaaaaaaaaagtttcttcttttacttaCCCTAAGTTTCGTGCGTCCCATCCTTTGAAATCTGCGACCTCCCTTAGAGCTTCCTTCCACTCTCGCACCCTCTCCTCGCCGTAACGCCTCTCGTGCCCGAGCAGGTCGTCGACGTACGGACACCTCTTGAGCCTGACGTCCGAAAGGCTCGCACCGAAGAATACGGGCACGATTTCGTGTCCCGCTGATTCCTTCCGACGCTTCACCATGTGCGCGAGCTCTTGAAGGCGCCATGGGCTGGATGCGTAGCCTTCCAAGAAGATCGGCACGTAGATCCTCGAGTCGTGGATCGCGTGCTCAAGCTCCGGTCCAATTTTTTCGCCTACGGGAAGCTCTTCTTTGTCTCTGAAGACGCTAAATCCGGCCTTGACTAAACTTTCGTATAGGACGTCCGCCCCCGTGTAGCGGGTGTCGGGATCTCGGAAGCTTAAGAACACGTCGTACTTGTAACCGGACGTCGACGCACCGTCCACGAAATCTGATTGCTTTCGCTTTTGAGACGACACGTCGAACTTGTAGCCGGACGAGCCCGATGTCGACGCGCCGTCCGCGAAATCTGATCGCTTTCGGTTTCGCTTAGGCTCTTTTTATAGGTGACTTCTGCGAAATTATCTTCTGGCTCCACCTGCCCGGGAAACACGTCGTAGCCCCGTCTTCACGTTGCTCTGTCACGTTCCGCGTGGGAGTGAAACTTCGGAGTTAACGCACAGGCACCCCCGAAATTTGTCTTGGTGATTTCGAGGTAATTGGCTTCCCCTCCATCTGCTCGAGAACGCGTTACGTTACGCATGGAAGGAAACTTCCGAGGTAATGGCAGCGAAAGTGCGTCGCTCGCCCACTGGGCTTTTCGTATAAATATACGCACAGAACCATCCTTCCCTTGAACCACACAAGATGAgtaaatttgaggtttttcctCTCCTGTTTcgtttgcttttcttcttcttactcGAATGTCGTCTAACCGAAGGGAAGCAAAGACGCGAATTGATTTTTCACCTCTATCTGAGCGTAGAGCTTGgattttctcttctaattgattttttacttCAACCTTATATATCTTAAACATAATAAATGCTTCATCATTCGACCTCATAAGATAAACATAGAAAAACTtactacaatcatccacaaatgtaaTAAAATACTTTTTACCACTAAGTGGTAGCATGCCATTGAATTtacatatatcactatgaatcaaatccaataaattggaatttcttttaacattaGGAAAATGTTTCTTAGGTAATTTAGACTTACcgcatattttgcatttatcaaattcaccattaaaatttatcaagtctaactttttcatatttttcaaatgacgaatatttatatgtgccaacctaTTATGTCATAAAAATGAAACTCAACAATATAAATAGAATTAGCAATATTACTATTGATACTCGgttgatacatgccatcattgaCATAACTCTTTCTTACAAACAGTCCATTCTTTGACAAGATAACAttgtcggattcaaacaaaatcCGAAACCACCTCtaacaaagtaaataaatagaaactaggttcttcctaattttGGTAATAAATAGCACATTAAGAAGagtaagctttttttttttttttaagctttttttttttttggaagtgaAGTCTATTTCCATTGTGCTTTTGCCAGCAACCTTGTAAGAGCATTATTTGCCATCGGGaccttttgaatatttgagtCGACAGTattttcaaattgcttgaacatgtatTTGTCCTTACACACATGGACTATGGTTCCAGAATCTAATCACCAACAGGATTGAACAGTAATACAGTTAATTTCAAAAACCATAGCCAGTGAATCATTAATTTAAGGAATTTTCATGTTCGAAAACATGGTTGAAATCATGGCCACATAGTTCTTCAATCAAATTCACATATGCCTTCACCGTTGGACTGTTCGTCCTTTGATATGCTTTTACGGCGAATGCAATCCTTAGCATAGTGTCCCTATTtgcaataaacaaaacaataaccatttttttttcttttgtgttctcttaaATTTATGCACGTTCCTTACTTTGAAGTTCTGGCCGATTTTTCGGATACccggacccctggagtgccaaaagttggcacaaacgaacacttaagtgtcaaaacttacgaaagtgacacttaagtgccgaaaatcgaaacaaaatggatcacttaagtgccaccagCGAGAAAATTTGGTCAAAAcactaacgtggcaattttccggcgagttgcacacaaaacgacatcgttttgttGCTGATGTGGCTAAACAAAgtgtcaaaacgacgtcgttttggtataattagaattttaatataataattaattaaattacaattttaaaaaattaattataaaaaaggagggggaaggaggaggaggagaggcaaCTGGCgggagggctcgcctcgccgccgCGCCTTTGCCTCCCCGCCGTTGCCGAGGAGGTGGGGAGGGTTGGGCAGGGCTACTAAGCCCTGGCCAAGGGCCGGCGGCCCTAGCCGACTGGCAGAGAGGGCTTGTGTGCCCTCGCCCCAGATTTAGGCGAGGGTTGAGGGCATGCACTTGCCACCGGTTGGTTGGGGCCACCGGCCCTCGGCCGAGGCTCGACATGTGATACCCTGAAAATTcatttctgttttcaattgaatgaattgggcctttcatcgacgcgactatagtgttttttttttttttcctgagatGACCACTTATGAGATAACTAGCTTATCAGGTgaggccgttaagggattttaaacacaatagacttgagaatttgaccaggaatagATTGCTCGACTGTGTtagtttgcaagggtcattacggcacagttaaaaatcaataagagatcagagataggttggtttgattgagatgtgtggttaaatgtaggtgattccactaatttgcaaaattctcgttgatcgatactagaccgatttttctgttgttttggcgccctgtgtccgtatttgaaactttgaggttttcacgataaccgagagtcgccaatgtgtcgaagaggtacgtgtggctcgaagaaaatcaaccacgggtcaattgcacaaaaaattcctaaaagctacctggtaggttaGGTTACACTAAAATAgcgtcaaattgaaattaaccgcgaatttgaacccgaatttagaaattgaaagttatgttaTGTCACGAGTTACTTTAGGAACGTCATCTCACATTTCGAGGAATTTTCGACGAGTTCGGGATtcttacggaaaatcgattcggacgattcgaaaaaaaaaacagaaattcggtttgaccaaattgaagggatttttggcttTCTAAGTGAGCTATCTAGTGGGAGGACATCATAGGAATCGTGTGGGCTTCTTTCTCAGCAAAATTGGACGTTAAATTGGAGAATTGTTGAAGG
The sequence above is drawn from the Eucalyptus grandis isolate ANBG69807.140 chromosome 11, ASM1654582v1, whole genome shotgun sequence genome and encodes:
- the LOC104427950 gene encoding disease resistance protein RPV1-like, producing MEGKPITSKSPRQISGVPRSDFADGASTSGSSGYKFDVSSQKRKQSDFVDGASTSGYKYDVFLSFRDPDTRYTGADVLYESLVKAGFSVFRDKEELPVGEKIGPELEHAIHDSRIYVPIFLEGYASSPWRLQELAHMVKRRKESAGHEIVPVFFGASLSDVRLKRCPYVDDLLGHERRYGEERVREWKEALREVADFKGWDARNLGLGKLVKDLVRELSIKLKKRQKVLPEHLVGIDGRVRHVMQLLDCGSPDVRFLVVHGMGGIGKTTLAMAVYNEISSLFDGCSFLSDIRETSLNGGIVSLQKQLLSDILKWSTDVNDGNDGTNLTREKFRNRRVLIVLDDMDELEQLKKLKGNNDWLGPGSTVIITTRNAGLLAFLPKEKLAYEMMEMDPWHALQLFSEHAFRETLPQDDLETLSNEIVATTGRIPLALEASGSFLRGKSPEVWAETLERLRKVPDRRVQETLRISYEALSREEKQIYLDIACFFNGEESTSAKYAWESRGYSPESRLATLREMSLLKIDRQNILRMHDLIGDFGREIVREENHLNPGSRSRLWKLDECLHVLREQADDQRENNVESLRLQLSEKSSNLRSLELEGCSSLTRFPDLSASSTLRRLTIQGCQSLVEIDRSIGNLESLTRLDVESVGIRELPNSIGELKNLESLFLSRCYELRKLPDSIGRLESLLELDLSHTKIAELPDSIGNMRKLKAMRIGQSEIRRILGSIGMVERLEEFHAENCANLEGDRYSQ